A region of Solibacillus isronensis DNA encodes the following proteins:
- a CDS encoding thymidylate synthase: protein MAHADHTYLNLLQYILDNGTDKSDRTGTGTRSVFGYQMRFNLQDGFPLLTTKRVPFKLVASELLWFIKGDTNIRYLLQNNNHIWDEWAFKKWVESEEYSGPDMSDFGRRSLIDEAFNQQYQKELSSFCERVLHDDEFASKYGDLGNVYGKQWRNWTTSEGESIDQLQDAIDLIKHNPDSRRIIVNAWNPEDVIDAGGKGSKAALPPCHVMFQFYVADGKLSCMLTQRSADTFLGVPFNIASYALLTHLIAHECGLEVGEFVHSMADTHIYSNHFEQVKEQLTREPKQLPILKLNQEKQSIFDFEMEDISLEGYHPHPTIKAPIAV, encoded by the coding sequence TTGGCACATGCAGATCATACATACTTAAATTTATTGCAATATATTTTGGACAACGGTACCGATAAATCTGACCGTACAGGAACAGGGACACGCAGCGTATTCGGCTATCAGATGCGCTTTAATTTACAGGATGGTTTTCCGCTTCTAACGACTAAGCGCGTACCATTCAAGCTCGTAGCTAGCGAACTACTATGGTTTATTAAAGGCGATACGAATATCCGCTATTTACTTCAGAACAATAACCATATTTGGGATGAATGGGCATTTAAAAAGTGGGTAGAATCAGAAGAGTACAGCGGACCTGATATGAGTGACTTTGGACGACGCTCCCTTATTGATGAAGCGTTTAATCAACAGTATCAAAAAGAGCTTTCTTCATTTTGTGAACGCGTATTACATGATGATGAATTTGCTTCAAAATACGGAGATTTGGGTAATGTTTACGGAAAGCAGTGGCGTAATTGGACAACTTCAGAAGGTGAATCGATTGATCAGTTACAGGATGCAATCGATTTAATTAAACATAATCCGGATTCGCGTCGTATTATCGTGAATGCATGGAACCCTGAAGACGTGATTGATGCAGGGGGAAAGGGCAGTAAGGCGGCCTTACCGCCATGTCACGTGATGTTCCAGTTTTACGTAGCTGACGGGAAATTGAGCTGTATGCTTACACAGCGCAGCGCAGATACATTTTTAGGGGTGCCTTTCAACATTGCGAGCTATGCATTGCTGACGCATTTAATTGCCCATGAATGTGGACTTGAAGTAGGCGAGTTTGTGCATAGCATGGCAGATACCCATATTTATTCAAACCATTTTGAACAAGTAAAAGAACAGCTTACACGTGAGCCGAAGCAATTGCCGATTTTAAAGTTAAACCAAGAAAAGCAATCGATCTTTGATTTTGAAATGGAAGATATTTCGTTGGAAGGCTATCATCCGCATCCAACAATTAAAGCACCGATTGCGGTATAG
- a CDS encoding ABC transporter permease, with translation MITGQLGRAFQLAEKHKLDVNTILELTKIIAKEVNGTQKIEDKILLQMIQILENNKTILREAT, from the coding sequence ATGATAACCGGTCAGTTAGGGCGAGCATTCCAATTAGCGGAAAAACATAAGCTCGACGTAAATACAATTTTGGAATTAACAAAAATTATTGCGAAAGAAGTAAATGGTACTCAAAAAATTGAGGACAAAATTTTACTGCAAATGATTCAAATTCTGGAAAACAACAAAACAATTCTTAGGGAGGCAACATAA